One genomic window of Geodermatophilus sp. DSM 44513 includes the following:
- the yidD gene encoding membrane protein insertion efficiency factor YidD, which produces MTTDRSAARDGRGPVARALLAAVGFYQRAISPNLPPRCRFQPTCSDYAVEALTVHGAGRGSLLALWRLLRCAPWHPGGLDLVPPARTSPPGSARPVPPAPHRGPQQEAGVA; this is translated from the coding sequence GTGACCACCGACCGGTCGGCTGCCCGCGACGGACGAGGTCCGGTCGCTCGGGCGCTGCTGGCCGCCGTCGGCTTCTACCAGCGGGCCATCAGCCCCAACCTGCCGCCGCGCTGCCGCTTCCAGCCCACCTGCAGCGACTACGCCGTCGAGGCGCTGACCGTGCACGGCGCGGGGCGGGGCAGCCTGCTGGCCCTGTGGCGGCTGCTCCGGTGCGCCCCCTGGCACCCTGGTGGTCTGGACCTGGTGCCGCCGGCCCGCACGTCCCCACCCGGATCCGCCCGACCCGTCCCCCCGGCACCGCACCGGGGCCCGCAGCAGGAGGCTGGCGTTGCTTGA
- the rnpA gene encoding ribonuclease P protein component: MLPAQARLRRRPEFTAVVRSGRRAGRPTMVLHYLPERPAPPTVPGGAGSPRAGFVVGRAVGNSVVRHRVTRRLRAAVLEQLDRLPVTADLVVRARPEAATVTSAELRRDLTAGLDRVLRVRTP, from the coding sequence GTGCTGCCCGCGCAGGCCCGCCTGCGCCGGCGTCCGGAGTTCACCGCGGTCGTCCGGTCCGGCAGGCGAGCCGGACGGCCGACCATGGTGCTCCACTACCTCCCCGAACGGCCCGCTCCCCCCACCGTCCCCGGCGGGGCCGGGAGTCCGCGGGCCGGGTTCGTCGTGGGCAGGGCCGTGGGCAACTCGGTGGTCCGCCACCGAGTCACCCGGCGCTTGCGCGCCGCCGTCCTCGAGCAGCTGGACCGGCTGCCGGTGACCGCGGACCTGGTGGTCCGCGCCCGGCCGGAGGCCGCCACCGTCACGTCGGCGGAGCTGCGCCGCGACCTGACCGCCGGGTTGGACCGCGTGCTCCGGGTCCGCACCCCGTGA
- the rpmH gene encoding 50S ribosomal protein L34 produces the protein MSKRTFQPNNRRRSKTHGFRLRMRTRAGRAIIAGRRRKGREKLSA, from the coding sequence GTGAGCAAGCGCACGTTCCAGCCGAACAACCGCCGCCGGTCCAAGACCCACGGTTTCCGGCTGCGGATGCGCACCCGCGCGGGCCGGGCGATCATCGCCGGCCGTCGGCGCAAGGGCCGCGAGAAGCTCTCCGCCTGA